The following proteins come from a genomic window of Anaerobutyricum hallii:
- the ltrA gene encoding group II intron reverse transcriptase/maturase → MYMAQKAKKKSKLRHAEYYDMQKTFDSLYADSKSGEVFGHLMDIISAPSNIKLAFRNIKGNDGSHTAGTDGRTIESLAVMPEDKFVKLIQKQFRRYEPKAVKRVEIPKPNGKMRPLGIPCIIDRIVQQCILQVMEPICEAKFYEHSYGFRPCRSAENAISYAYGLAQRNKLHYVVDVDVKGFFDNVDHRKLLKQIWTLGIRDTKLIQIIKAMLKAPIEMPDGENVLPSKGTPQGGILSPLLANIVLNELDWWIASQWDEMVRHMKHPCKVTYYPNGAEKKCNSYTALKKSNLKEMRIVRYADDFKIFCRTKEDAEKTYYAVKDWLWKRLKLEVSDEKSKVTNLRKRDSEFLGFRIRLRRKSNSWVITSNVCDKAIHRISKEMADSVKAIQSSKTAEEISLNVGDYNAKVIGVQDYYCIATRVNLNFSDIARPINGQLLHRIDGIKKQGEIKNRYLRKRYGKSKQMRWIGETPLVPLAYVQFKIPMRKSRKINPYTSEGRAEIHDNLRVDVNSMLWLMRHPISTESIRYNDNRVSLYAGQDGKCAITGKKLDVQTCICYRKTNDCKKGNDSYQNLLLLSLQGLAIVSSEDMMSVVALVKEYSLNAKVITKVNKLRATAGLPLLAAK, encoded by the coding sequence ATGTACATGGCACAAAAAGCTAAGAAGAAAAGCAAGTTGCGCCATGCGGAATACTATGACATGCAGAAAACCTTTGACAGTCTGTATGCCGACAGCAAAAGTGGTGAAGTCTTTGGACATCTGATGGATATCATCAGTGCCCCAAGCAACATCAAGCTGGCATTCAGAAATATTAAAGGCAATGATGGCAGTCATACCGCAGGCACGGATGGGCGGACAATAGAATCATTGGCAGTCATGCCAGAGGATAAGTTTGTAAAGCTCATCCAGAAACAGTTCAGGAGGTATGAACCAAAAGCAGTAAAAAGAGTAGAAATACCAAAGCCAAACGGAAAGATGAGGCCTCTGGGAATACCGTGTATTATTGACCGAATAGTACAGCAATGTATTTTGCAGGTCATGGAGCCAATCTGCGAAGCAAAGTTCTATGAGCACTCTTATGGGTTCAGACCGTGTCGGAGCGCAGAAAATGCGATTTCCTATGCGTATGGACTCGCCCAAAGGAACAAGCTTCACTATGTAGTAGATGTGGACGTTAAAGGATTCTTCGATAACGTCGACCACAGAAAGCTGCTAAAACAGATCTGGACTTTAGGTATACGGGACACCAAGTTGATTCAGATCATCAAGGCCATGCTGAAAGCGCCAATCGAAATGCCTGATGGAGAAAACGTCCTCCCATCCAAGGGAACGCCGCAAGGTGGTATCCTTTCACCATTGCTGGCAAACATTGTCCTCAATGAACTGGACTGGTGGATTGCCTCTCAGTGGGATGAAATGGTGAGGCACATGAAACATCCGTGTAAAGTGACCTACTATCCCAACGGCGCAGAGAAAAAGTGCAACAGCTATACAGCCTTGAAGAAAAGCAACCTCAAGGAGATGCGGATTGTCCGTTATGCGGATGATTTCAAGATATTTTGCAGAACCAAAGAGGATGCAGAGAAAACCTATTATGCAGTCAAAGACTGGCTATGGAAACGGCTAAAACTGGAAGTGTCTGATGAAAAGTCAAAAGTGACTAATCTCAGGAAACGTGACAGTGAGTTTCTGGGTTTTCGCATAAGACTGCGGCGCAAAAGTAACTCGTGGGTGATAACTTCAAATGTCTGCGATAAAGCCATACACAGAATCAGCAAGGAAATGGCTGACAGTGTCAAGGCAATACAAAGTAGTAAGACGGCTGAAGAAATAAGCCTGAATGTGGGGGACTATAATGCCAAGGTTATCGGAGTGCAGGACTATTACTGCATTGCGACAAGGGTCAACTTGAATTTCAGCGATATCGCCCGTCCAATCAATGGACAGCTTCTCCATCGTATTGACGGAATCAAGAAGCAGGGCGAAATCAAAAACAGATATCTAAGGAAACGGTATGGAAAATCGAAGCAAATGCGATGGATTGGAGAAACGCCACTGGTTCCATTAGCCTACGTGCAATTCAAGATTCCAATGCGGAAAAGCCGAAAAATCAATCCGTATACGTCCGAAGGTAGAGCAGAGATACACGACAATCTCAGGGTTGACGTAAATTCAATGCTCTGGCTGATGAGGCATCCGATATCGACCGAATCAATAAGATACAACGACAACCGGGTCTCCCTCTATGCAGGGCAAGACGGTAAATGTGCAATCACCGGGAAGAAACTGGATGTTCAAACCTGTATCTGTTACAGGAAAACAAACGACTGTAAGAAGGGCAATGACAGCTACCAGAACCTGTTGCTTCTTTCTTTGCAGGGGTTGGCAATAGTCAGCTCGGAAGACATGATGTCTGTAGTGGCGTTGGTGAAGGAATACTCTCTGAATGCCAAAGTTATTACCAAAGTGAACAAACTGCGTGCTACCGCAGGACTGCCGCTACTGGCAGCAAAGTAG
- a CDS encoding nuclear transport factor 2 family protein — MDNREKIIRLWFDMWLAKKDLGIFNVFSDNAVYIESWGPEYHGSKKIKLWFEEWNTRGTVLQWDIKQFFHKGNQTIVEWYFKNKMDAGNVEAFDGMSLIEWTPDGKIALLKEFGCNENRYDPYKDGNIPHFRDENAKWF; from the coding sequence ATGGACAATAGAGAAAAAATTATCAGACTTTGGTTTGATATGTGGCTTGCAAAAAAAGATTTGGGTATATTTAATGTATTTTCTGATAATGCCGTATATATTGAAAGTTGGGGGCCAGAGTACCACGGCTCCAAGAAAATAAAACTTTGGTTTGAGGAATGGAATACCCGTGGAACTGTCTTGCAATGGGACATCAAGCAATTTTTCCATAAAGGCAATCAAACCATTGTTGAATGGTATTTCAAAAATAAGATGGACGCCGGTAACGTAGAAGCGTTTGATGGAATGTCACTGATAGAATGGACGCCAGATGGCAAGATTGCTCTCTTAAAAGAATTTGGTTGTAACGAAAATCGGTATGACCCTTATAAAGATGGCAATATACCACATTTCAGAGATGAAAATGCAAAGTGGTTTTAA
- a CDS encoding helix-turn-helix domain-containing protein, giving the protein MHISYNPLWHTLVERNMRKEDLRIAAGLTTNMIANMGKGKNISMETLVRICEALNCGILDVIELEQDKDAEKLN; this is encoded by the coding sequence ATGCACATAAGCTATAACCCCCTCTGGCACACGCTGGTTGAGCGCAATATGAGGAAAGAGGACTTGCGGATTGCCGCCGGTCTTACCACAAATATGATTGCCAACATGGGTAAAGGCAAAAACATCAGCATGGAAACGCTGGTTCGTATCTGCGAAGCCCTGAATTGTGGCATTTTGGATGTAATTGAATTAGAGCAGGACAAAGACGCTGAAAAATTAAATTGA
- the ltrA gene encoding group II intron reverse transcriptase/maturase, with amino-acid sequence MPKKSKTLCVDDLRHAEYYGMQGTFDELYQKSQNGEVFENLMDLILSRDNILLAYRNIKANKGSYTAGTDKKNITDIGSQIPDDVVKRVRFIVTGSEHGYRPKPVRRKDIPKPNGKTRPLGIPCIWDRLIQQCIKQIMEPICEAKFCNNSYGFRPNRSVEHAINRTYTMLQMMNLHYVIEFDIKGFFDNVNHSKLIRQIWSLGIHDKTLIFIIKRILTAPIKMPDNTTVLPNKGTPQGEIISPLLANIVLNELDWWIASQWEENPIAISRGRERIIGKTKVFDKSHGYRIMKNTEMKEMHIIRYADDFRIFCRTKEDAVRTKEAVTAWIEERLKLEVSPEKTRIVNTRKRWSEFLGFKIRVRLKHHKYVVQSAICDKKVEIERAKLVEQAKNIAKPREKKSCLSEIQLYNSMVLGIQNYYQLATCISIDCREFHRRVMTVLTNRLNTETGSMLKREGGTITQAEKERFGQSKMIRYVSGIDQMIYPIAFIKNKIPMAKRSIVCSYTKEGRAPIHTELNLNQYVLKGLREKISVGHSTEYHDSKISLFSAQKGKCAISGEEFADAEHVAVWLKVPRALGGFERYKNMVLIHKKYLILLQELPQAVIKDLIKTLNITKKMLVKINSLREQANLSAII; translated from the coding sequence ATGCCAAAGAAAAGTAAAACATTATGTGTAGATGACCTGCGTCATGCGGAGTACTACGGAATGCAAGGTACTTTTGATGAACTATATCAAAAAAGTCAGAACGGTGAAGTATTTGAGAATCTTATGGATTTGATACTGAGCAGGGATAACATTTTACTTGCGTACCGAAACATCAAAGCGAACAAAGGCAGCTACACGGCAGGAACAGACAAAAAGAACATCACAGATATTGGGAGTCAAATTCCTGATGATGTGGTAAAAAGAGTGAGATTTATTGTTACGGGAAGCGAACACGGCTACAGACCAAAGCCTGTAAGACGGAAAGATATCCCGAAACCAAACGGAAAAACACGTCCGCTGGGAATCCCATGCATATGGGATAGGTTGATACAGCAATGTATCAAGCAGATCATGGAACCAATCTGCGAAGCAAAGTTCTGCAATAATAGTTATGGATTTCGTCCGAATAGATCCGTTGAACATGCCATTAACAGAACCTACACCATGCTTCAAATGATGAATCTTCATTATGTTATTGAGTTTGATATTAAAGGATTTTTCGATAACGTAAATCATAGCAAGTTAATCAGACAGATATGGTCGCTGGGTATCCATGATAAAACGCTGATTTTTATTATCAAGCGAATACTAACAGCTCCAATTAAAATGCCCGATAATACAACGGTACTGCCCAACAAGGGTACACCTCAGGGAGAAATTATCTCGCCACTACTGGCAAACATCGTTCTAAATGAATTGGATTGGTGGATAGCTAGTCAATGGGAGGAAAATCCGATTGCTATAAGCAGAGGGCGAGAAAGAATAATCGGAAAAACTAAAGTTTTTGATAAAAGCCATGGTTATAGGATTATGAAAAACACAGAAATGAAAGAAATGCATATCATTCGGTATGCGGATGATTTTAGGATTTTCTGTAGAACGAAAGAGGACGCAGTCAGGACAAAAGAAGCGGTTACGGCGTGGATTGAAGAGAGGTTGAAATTAGAGGTGTCCCCTGAGAAAACAAGGATTGTGAACACCAGAAAACGGTGGTCAGAGTTTCTTGGATTCAAAATAAGGGTAAGGTTGAAGCATCATAAATATGTGGTGCAGTCGGCAATCTGTGACAAAAAGGTTGAAATTGAAAGAGCAAAGCTAGTGGAACAAGCGAAAAACATCGCAAAACCCCGAGAGAAAAAAAGTTGTTTATCAGAAATTCAGCTATATAACTCTATGGTGTTAGGCATACAGAATTACTATCAGCTTGCCACCTGTATCAGTATTGATTGCAGAGAATTCCATAGGCGAGTAATGACAGTTTTGACGAACAGGTTAAATACAGAAACAGGAAGTATGCTAAAACGTGAGGGTGGAACTATCACCCAAGCAGAAAAGGAAAGATTCGGACAGTCAAAAATGATTCGATATGTTTCAGGAATTGACCAGATGATCTATCCGATTGCATTCATCAAAAATAAAATACCGATGGCGAAGAGATCAATCGTTTGTAGTTATACAAAAGAAGGTCGTGCTCCGATTCATACAGAACTTAACCTTAATCAGTATGTTCTGAAAGGACTGAGAGAAAAAATATCCGTTGGTCATAGCACAGAATACCATGACAGTAAAATATCTTTATTTTCTGCTCAAAAGGGAAAATGTGCAATCAGTGGAGAAGAATTCGCAGATGCGGAACATGTAGCTGTATGGCTCAAAGTACCAAGAGCACTTGGTGGATTTGAAAGATATAAAAACATGGTTCTGATTCACAAAAAATATCTGATTCTGTTACAAGAACTGCCCCAAGCAGTAATAAAAGACCTGATAAAAACACTCAATATCACAAAAAAGATGCTCGTGAAAATCAATAGTCTGCGAGAGCAGGCGAACCTGTCAGCAATAATATAA